The sequence AAAACCATTTGCTTTGGATATCAATTCAAAATTTGAAATTGAGCCTGGAATTAAAGATTTAGAAAAAATAAAAAAATTAATGCTTAATCAATGAAAAACCATAACTACAAATCAAAAATAGAATGGACGGGAAATTCCGGTGAATCAACAAAAAACTATCGCTCCTATGAAAGAAGTTACACCATTTCAGTTGATGGAAAAGCGGAGATTAATGGTTCTTCTGATCCTGAATTTTTAGGAAATCCCGAGCTTCACAATCCTGAAGACTTATTATTAGCTTCTGTTTCATCCTGTCATTTGTTATGGTATCTGCATTTTTGCTCGGTCAATAACATTTTGGTCTTAGAATATATAGATTTTGCAGAAGGAACAATGATAGAAATTGAAAATGGAAGTGGCAAATTCACTGAAATTATCCTTAAACCTAAAATTTTAGTTGCTGAAAAAAATATGATTGAAAAAGCAATCGAGCTGCATCAAAAAGCAAAT comes from Chryseobacterium sp. 3008163 and encodes:
- a CDS encoding OsmC family protein, with translation MKNHNYKSKIEWTGNSGESTKNYRSYERSYTISVDGKAEINGSSDPEFLGNPELHNPEDLLLASVSSCHLLWYLHFCSVNNILVLEYIDFAEGTMIEIENGSGKFTEIILKPKILVAEKNMIEKAIELHQKANEYCFIANSLNFEIKHQPEINYKND